The window AGGAATATACGGTTTATACAGAGGAGAAGGGACGTTACTTCGATTCTAAAAACGCTTATTACAGCTGGCGTGATTATAAGATTCCAACAGAGGTGGCTGCTATTGAGGCGATAAAGACGATTACTCCTGCTGATAGTAAGACTCTTGTTGAAATGCAGCGTTGGCTCTTGCAGGAGAAGCGTACGCAGGCTTGGGATACACCATTGAACTCAGTGAATGCTATTTGGGCATTTATGAACAATGGCAATTGGTTGATGCAGAATGGAGAGCATGCTACGTTGATGCTTGATAACAAACCTTTGCAGACAACACAGCCTACGGCAGGTTTGGGTTATGTGAAGGCTACACAGACTGTTGATTTCCAATCGTCTGAAAGTCATGATTTGGTTATCAGCAAGACAAGCACTGGCACAAGTTGGGGTGCTGTCTATGCACAGTTCTTCCAGACGTCAACAGATATCTCCGATGCTTCATCTGGCTTGAAGATTAAGCGTGAGGTAATGGTTGATAGTGTACTGTTGAAGAGAGGTAAGAACCTTAAAGTTGGTGACAAGGTGCGTATCCGTTTGACGATCATTGCCGACCGTGATTACGACTTTGTGCAGGTTGTTGACAAGCGTGCAGCCTGCCTTGAACCTGTTAGTCAGTTGAGTGGTTATCGTTGGGGGTATTACATTGCTCCAAAGGATTACACGACTAATTACTACTTCGACCAGATGGCAAAGGGTAAGCATGTCGTTGAAACAGAATATTATATTGACCGAGCAGGTGTTTATCAGACAGGAACCTGCACTGCGCAATGTGCATACGCTCCTGAATATAGTGGACGTACAGGCGCAGAAGTTATTCAAGTTGACGAGTAGATAAGTTTACGAGTTGACAAGTTATTTAAGTTTACGAGTTAACAAGTTTACGAGTAGACAAGTTTACGAGTAGACAAGTGAACAAGTTATATGATAGAGTTGTGGAGTAGTGGCTGTTGTCTTAACTCCCATAACTTCGCAACTCCTTAACTTCTTAAAAAGAAATGCTTCAAATAGAAATTGATAACGGTAGTGGTTTTTGCTTCGGTGTGACCACTGCCATTAAGAAAGCCGAAGAAGAATTGGCAAAGGGTACAAAGCTCTATTGCTTAGGTGATATTGTACATAACAGTATGGAGGTAGAACGCCTCACAAAGAAAGGACTCATCACGATTAATCATGAGCAGATGCGCGAACTTCATAACGTGAAGGTCTTGCTGCGTGCACATGGTGAACCACCTGAGACTTACGAACTTGCAAGACGTAATAACATTGAGATTATCGATGCTACTTGCCCTGTGGTTCTTGCCCTTCAACGTCGTATTAAGACACAGTATGAGAAAGGTCGTCAACCTTCTTATATGATATCTTCAAAGGGCGGAGCTACTGTTGATGAACCTTCAAGCCTTAAGCCAGTAACGAATGAAGCGGTGGAAACCTCTACTTCTTCTGTTTCTCTTCCTCCTGCAGTAGGCGAGGGACAAGAGCTTAGTGCCTCCTCTTCCATTGTTATCTTTGGAAAGAATGGTCATGCCGAGGTGCTCGGACTTGTTGGTCAGACCCATAGTCAGGCGATTGTGATAGAGAAGTTTGAAGATGTCAAAGCGTTAGACTTTAATAATGACATCTATCTCTACTCACAGACGACAAAGAGTTTGGATGAGTTTCATAAGATTATAGAATACATTCAAAGTCATATCTCACCCAAAGCAAAGTTTCAAAGCTTTGATACCATCTGCCGACAGGTTGCTAATCGTATGCCAAACATTTCTACCTTTGCTGCTCGTCACGACTTGATTCTCTTTGTGGCAGGCCGTAAGAGTTCAAATGGTAAGGTCCTCTTTCACGAATGTTTGAGTGTGAACCCAAACTCCCATCAAGTTGAGAGTGCAGATGAAATCGACATGAGTTGGTTTGAAGGAGTTGAAACAGTAGGAATCTGTGGGGCTACGAGTACACCAAAATGGCTGATGGAAGAATGCCGTGATGAGATACTCAGACATACGAAATAATAGCTTTATAATCCTCAAACAAAGAGATTAAACGCGAAAAACTATCAAGTTGTGATAGTTTTTCGCGTTTTTTTTATACCTTTGCATCGTCAATCAAGATTTAATGTGACTTTTATTGCAACACTTGGGTTAGGTTTTATCTTGAAATGACAGAATGCAGGGTAATATTTGTTGGGCCTTCCAACAGTTTAATATGATGGAGTATGTCAGTTGTTGATGATAGGTTTTAGGGATTTGTTCGTGGACATAACATTACTCTAATCAACAAAAGAAGATGTCATGTTGTCCCATATTATTTAAGTGAAGTATTCATCGATAGTGTTGCATAGTAGACTTATGAAAGAACAAAAGAGTTTCCTTGTCCCTATGGCATTCTTAGGGCTTATGTTTTTTACTTGTGGATTTGCCTTGGGTATAAATTCATTGTTGGTTCCAGTATTGAAGGTGTCGTTAAGTGTTTCTTCAATGGAAGCATATATGCTCATTGGTGCAACATTCTTGCCTTTCCTCATCTTTGGCTATCCTGCGGGAATGTTAATTAGCAAGATAGGATATAAGCGTACGATGGCTATTGCGTTCGGAATGTTTGCTGTAGCTTTTGGAGTGTTTATCTTCTCGGCAGATGCAAAGAGTTTTCCTTTGTTTCTGGTAGCTTCCTTTTTCTGTGGAACGGCTAACACCTTCTTACAAGCAGCTATAAATCCTTATGTGACAATATTGGGACCAACGGAGAGTGCTGCAAAGCGTATCTCTATTATGGGTATGATCAACAAGTTAGCTTGGCCAGTGTCACCCCTCTTTATTGCTCTTTTCGCAGGTGCTTCAGGTAGTGTTGCTATAGATGATTTAGGTAAACCTTTTGCTGTGATTATTTGTCTGTTCGTTGCTTTAGGTGTAGTGGCTCTTTTGTCACCATTGCCAGAGGTGAAAGCAGCGGGTGAGGATAGCAGTGAGACTGATGAGGTTGACCAAGAAGTATCTGCTTATGCAAACAGTAAGAAGTCTGTTTTCCAGTTCCCACACTTGGTTCTGGGTGCTATTGCCATCTTCTTTTATGTTGGTGCAGAGACTATTGTGTTGGGAACGCTCATTGACTATGCGAATGAGTTAGGACTTGCTCATCCAGAAAACTATTCTTGGATAACTCCGATTAGTATTAGTATTGGATATATAGCAGGAATCATTCTGATTCCTAAGTATCTTTCTCAGACACGTGCTTTGCAGATTTGTTCATTTGTAGCCTTGTTGGGAACGACTCTTGTTGTTCTTCTTCCTGGAGTTTATAGTATATATAGTGTTGGTGTCATGGCTTTAGGATGTTCACTGATGTGGCCAGCGTTTTGGCCTTTGGCATTGATGGATTTGGGTAAGTTTACTAAGAAGGGTTCATCACTCTTGACGATGGGACTTATCGGTGGAGCAGCAATTACAGTACTGTTTGGTCTTTTAAAGGATGTTTCAGATGCTCGATATGCCTATGGTCTTTGCTTTGTATGCTTTGGCTATATCTTGTTCTATGCGTTCAAGGGCTATAAGTTACGTTAATAGTTTCTTATTAAAAGAAGTTATAAGGTTCTGTGTGTAATAACCTTTTAGTTAGGTTGAAAGCAGTATTCTTATTGCATAAACATTCCTAAGTTACAATAGTTTTATGGGGTTGCCTTTACGAAGGTAATCCCATTTTTTGTTTTTTATTTTCTTCTCTTGTTGTTTTTTGTGTGGGTATATTAAGGAAATGAAAGATGATTTTCACTTGCTACTTTAAACTGAATCTTCTTTTTATTTGGGAAATAACTTTACATGTTTTGCTCCTAAAACTGCTTTTCACAAGAATAAAATAAGAGTTTTTGGTAGTGTTTATAACTATCAGGTAAACAGTGTGTTATAAGACAGTGTGTGAAAAGGTGCTTAGTAAGGTTGCAAAAGGGCGTTAGTAAGACCTCAAAAGGGCATCTTTAAGAAGCCAAAAGGGCGTCTTTTCAAAGTGAAAAGAGTATCTGTTGAATTCTGGTTATGATTATATTATTACAAGTTAATTCATAATTCATAATTCATAATTATGATTACTACTATAACTTATCATTATTCGAACAGAACTCTCGTTAGTACGTCATAATTATGATAACTACTATGATTTATCATTATTCGAACGGAGTTCTCATTAATAAGTCATAATTATAATTACCAGAAAAGATGGAGTTTATGGCTGTGGGTAACTTGTTTACTCATAAATGCGTTTATGGGTAAACTTGACAGTTTGCCCTCTTATTTCTTTTTCTTTTTGAATAAACTGAACTTCTTATTAAGGAGTCCTGATGATTGTTTACCGCCAAACATACGATAGAGCTTCCAAGAGAGGATAAGTCCATCCAATACACTTGCACCAACATTGAAAGCACCTGAGAAGCGTTGGGTAGGAGAGTTTTTGTCTTTCGGCTTATGCATAAGCTCATTCCATAACCCTGCAATCTTATTGCTGTCCTTGGTCAAGTCGGTACGCAACTGGGCTTTGCGCAGGCGTATATCGTCCAACGACCTATATTCGGGTTTAAATTGAGTTGTCTGTTCTGTCATAAGCTTATTTTGACATTAAAAGACTTCCCAAGAATCTTACCAATGGGCGTTCAATAAGTCTGTGACGCAGTAAGATAAAGAAGATGAGTAGCAGCAAGTAACCACCACCAACAATGAGGAAAGCCCATATAAGTGAACCAACTAATGGCTGCAACGCATAGACTGCAGCAAAAGAAAGGTAAATGAGAGAAATGAAGAGGGTAGTGCAGAAAACTGTTGCCACGATAATCACGGTCAGTAGTCGCACGACCTTTTCAATTACATCGAGCTTCACGTACTCTGACTGAAGCCCGATATAATGTTTTAGCACCTCTACGAGTTGTGCTATTGTTTCTACGTTCTTATCGTTTGAGAACATCCTTTACAATTTAGATAACGTCTGAAGCTGCGTCCTTGATATCTTCAACGAAATCTTCAGCTTCCTTGCGGCTGAGCTTAATGTCGTGCTTCTTGCAGAAATCGTCAACAGCATCAGCAATCTTTGAACGTGTGTCTGTACCCTTCTCTGGAGCTAAAAGAAGTCCGAGAGCTGCGCCTGTGATGCTACCACAGAGGAATGCGCCAATGTAACCTAATGTCTTCATAATCTCTTTATTTTATTGTTAATGAATACTTGATTTCTTTTCAATGGCAAATATAGTCAAAGTTTCGCATATAAGCAACAGATAGGAAGTATTTTTGTGTTAAAAATCTTACAAATAGTTTATTTAACAAACTTTATTGGCGATATGTTCTTACTTCTCCTTCTTATTTTGTAACTTCGCAAGATAATTACATAGTAAATTAATAGTATAATCAATAAAAACTAAGCGATTATGAAGAAATTTATGGTTTTGGGCGCAGCTATGTGTGTGGCAATGGCTTTCACTGGCTGTAAGTCAAGCGAGAGTGCATACAAGAAGGCTTACGAGAAGGCTAAGTCTCAGGAGCAGAACTCTACAAATAATTATGACAACTCAACTCAGCAGGATGCTGTTGTAGCACCAGTTGAGACACAGCCAGTTACTCAGGCTCCAGTTGTTGATAATTACGACAATGAGCCAGTACGCCGCGAGACTGTTTCTGTTGTAAATGGTTCTGGTTTGAAGGCTTACAGCGTAGTTGTTGGTTCATTCGGTATTAAGTCTAATGCTGAGGGCTTGCAGCAGCGTTTGAAGAATGCTGGCTACGATGCTCAGGTTGCTTACAATGCTGGTAACAATATGTATCGCGTTGTTGCTTCTACATACGACAGCAAGGCTTCAGCTGTTCAGAGCCGTAATCAGCTCCGTGCTACATACGCTGATGCTTGGTTGCTCTCTCGATAAATGAGTAGAATTTTAGCGATAGATTACGGTAAAAAACGTACAGGTTTAGCAGTCACCGACCCATTGTGCATCATCGCCAATGGGTTGGCGACTGTTCCTACGTCTGAGCTTTTCGATTTTTTGACGCAATATGTCGCAAAAGAAGGGGTTAGTCAACTCGTCATTGGCAAGCCTATGCAGCCCAATGGTCAGCCAAGCGAGAACCTTGCTCGTGTGGAGCAATTTGTCAACCGTTGGCGCAAGGCACATCCTGAGTTACCTATTGATTATTACGACGAGCGGTTTACGTCGGTTATCGCCCATCAAGCAATGATTGCGGGGGGAGTGAAGAAGAAGACACGCCGCGAAGATAAAGGGCTTGTTGACGAGATTTCGGCAACAATTATCCTACAAGATTATATGAGGTCCAAGGGGCTTTGAGCCGTGTGTCGGTCAAGCTCGTTGGACTTGTAAGTTTAAAGAAAGAAAAGAATATGGTATTACCCATTTACACATACGGTCAGCCAGTATTGCGCAAGGTAGCCGAGGATATTCCTCTCGATTATCCTGACCTCCAAGAACTGATACAAAATATGTTTGAGACCAACACCGCCAGCGATGGCGTAGGTTTAGCAGCACCACAGATTGGTAAGTCTATCCGTGTCGTTGTTGTCGACTTAGATGTGCTCTCAGACACCTTCCCTGAGTATAAAGACTATCGTCATGCATTCATCAATGGTCACATCCTTGAGTATGATGACTCAGAGACGGAGACCTTAGAAGAGGGATGTCTCTCTCTGCCAGGTGTTCACGAGAGTGTGACACGTGCAAAGCGCATCTACGTTAAGTGGTATGACGAGAATCTCGTTGAGCATGAGGAGTGGATAGACGGCTATCTTGCTCGAGTTATCCAGCATGAGTTCGATCACCTTGAAGGTCGTGTCTTTACTGATCGTCTCTCGCCATTCCGCAAGCAGATGATTACCAGCAAGCTCAAAGCCCTTTTGCAGGGTAAGATTCGCTGCCACTATCGTGTGAAGGCTCCACGTAAGTAAGCCTATGTTGCGTGGTATCGTAGTATCCTTGCTATGCCTATTGGCATTGCCGTCAGCAGCCCAATACAACGTCAAGAAGATGATGGAGGAGGGGAGGCGGACGCTTGATCAGGGATACTACGTTACTTCCATGCAGATTTTCTCCCGTATCGTTGCCCTCAAACCAAATCTATACGAGGCTTGGTATTTGATGGCATTGTCAAAGTATCACCTTGAAGACTATAAGGGTGCTGGTGATGATTGTCGCCGTGCTTTGACTTTACAGCCCTATATTGCTGATATCTACGAACTTTATGGTATGACCAACATTCGTGTGGAGCGTTACGATAGCGCTATCGTTGCCTTTACCCGTGCGCTTGATATTACCCCCGACAATCGCAACTATTGGTTTAATCGTGCTTATTGTCTCTATCAAGTGGGCGATAGCAAGGCTGCCCTTCAGCAACTTGATTATATTCTCAAGCGATGGAAGGCCTTCGATGCAGCCTCCCAACTTCGTGCCGATATCGTAGCAGGTAGGAAGCCTAAGCAACAGCCCATGAAGCCTAACGCTTCGCAGTTTTACAAGCTACCGAGTCTTCGCATTGAAGGTGATGACAAGCGTCCGTTGAAGCTTTGAACTTTGAACTTTATGATTTGAGTTTAACCTTTGAGCAATATTGGTATTTATAATTATGGATTATGAATATTGAATTATATTTTGGTCAAAAGTTTACAGAATAAAATGCGGCACCCACTAAGGGGATGCCGCCTAAGAGTTTTTCTTCTCTCGCAAAGAGAAGACAAGACCACAAAGGTCAATAATATGTTAGCCTCTAAAAGCGAAGGACCTCCAACTTCTGTTCTCCCCCTACAAATAAGTTACTATCATACCACCGCATACCCAACATAATAGGGATATCGCGGTATTCACTCCCCTCCCTATGGGGGAGGGGCAAGGGGGAGGGGCCAGTTATTGCACTCCCCTCCCTTCGGAAAGGTCGAGGGAGGCTCCAGTTGCTGCACTCCCCTCCCTTCGGAGGGGTCGGGGGAGGCTTCTCTTTCTAATCCAACTCCTTCAGCTGCTCAGCAACCTCGTTGTTGATACGCTCAGCGAAGGCTTCCATTGTCATAGTAGCCTGCTCGCCACCGCCCTGCTGACGCATTGATACAAGACCCTCGGCAGCCTCTTTCTCGCCAACGATAACCATGTAAGGAACACGCTTGAGCTCGTTGTCGCGAATCTTGCGACCAATCTTCTCGTTGCGGTCGTCCATGATTGAACGTACGTCGTGAGCATCGAAGTAAGCCTTCACCTTCTGAGCATAGTCGTTATACTTCTCAGAGATTGGGAGGATGGCAACCTGATCAGGTGTCAACCAGAGTGGGAAGTGACCTGCTGTGTGCTCGATGAGCACGGCTGTGAAGCGTTCGAGTGAACCGAATGGTGCACGGTGAACCATCACTGGTGTCTTCTTCGAGTTGTCCTCAGCGGTGTATTCGAGCTTGAAGCGGTTAGGCAGGTTATAGTCTACCTGGATTGTACCGAGCTGCCAACGACGACCGATGGCATCCTTCACCATGAAGTCGAGCTTTGGACCATAGAACGCAGCCTCGCCAAGCTCTATGCGGGCGTTGAGCCCCATCTCTGCACAAGCCTCCTTGATAGCTGTCTCACTCTCTTCCCATACGTCGTCAGAACCGATATACTTCTCCTTATCCTCTGGGTCACGAAGCGAAATCTGAGCCTCATAGTTCTCGAAACCGAAGGTCTTGAACACCTTGAGGATGATATCGATATTATTCTCAAACTCAGCCTTTACTTGGTCAGGGCGCACGAAGATGTGAGCATCGTCCTGTGTGAAGGTACGAACACGTGTAAGTCCGTGAAGCTCACCACTCTTCTCATAGCGGAACACGGTTCCGAACTCAGCGATACGCAGTGGGAGATCTTTATAAGAACGTGGCTTATGAGCGTAAATCTCACAGTGGTGAGGACAGTTCATAGGCTTGAGCATATACTCCTCGTCCTCCTCTGGTGTGTGGATTGGCTGGAAAGCATCCTTGCCATAGTGGGCATAGTGACCAGAAGTTACGTAGAGGTTCTTACCACCGATACCCGGTGTGATTACCTCCTGATAATTGTATGGACGGAGGAGACGACGCAAGAGCTCCTGCAAGCGCAGGCGCAGCTGTGTTCCCTTTGGCAACCAGATAGGAAGACCCTTACCAACACG of the Prevotella melaninogenica genome contains:
- the ruvX gene encoding Holliday junction resolvase RuvX is translated as MSRILAIDYGKKRTGLAVTDPLCIIANGLATVPTSELFDFLTQYVAKEGVSQLVIGKPMQPNGQPSENLARVEQFVNRWRKAHPELPIDYYDERFTSVIAHQAMIAGGVKKKTRREDKGLVDEISATIILQDYMRSKGL
- a CDS encoding MFS transporter encodes the protein MKEQKSFLVPMAFLGLMFFTCGFALGINSLLVPVLKVSLSVSSMEAYMLIGATFLPFLIFGYPAGMLISKIGYKRTMAIAFGMFAVAFGVFIFSADAKSFPLFLVASFFCGTANTFLQAAINPYVTILGPTESAAKRISIMGMINKLAWPVSPLFIALFAGASGSVAIDDLGKPFAVIICLFVALGVVALLSPLPEVKAAGEDSSETDEVDQEVSAYANSKKSVFQFPHLVLGAIAIFFYVGAETIVLGTLIDYANELGLAHPENYSWITPISISIGYIAGIILIPKYLSQTRALQICSFVALLGTTLVVLLPGVYSIYSVGVMALGCSLMWPAFWPLALMDLGKFTKKGSSLLTMGLIGGAAITVLFGLLKDVSDARYAYGLCFVCFGYILFYAFKGYKLR
- a CDS encoding YtxH domain-containing protein, whose translation is MKTLGYIGAFLCGSITGAALGLLLAPEKGTDTRSKIADAVDDFCKKHDIKLSRKEAEDFVEDIKDAASDVI
- a CDS encoding tetratricopeptide repeat protein; the encoded protein is MLRGIVVSLLCLLALPSAAQYNVKKMMEEGRRTLDQGYYVTSMQIFSRIVALKPNLYEAWYLMALSKYHLEDYKGAGDDCRRALTLQPYIADIYELYGMTNIRVERYDSAIVAFTRALDITPDNRNYWFNRAYCLYQVGDSKAALQQLDYILKRWKAFDAASQLRADIVAGRKPKQQPMKPNASQFYKLPSLRIEGDDKRPLKL
- the thrS gene encoding threonine--tRNA ligase, which gives rise to MVKITFPDGSVREYEQGVTGFQIAESISPALARDVVSCGVNGETTELNRPINEDASIALYKFDDEEGKHTFWHTSAHLLAEALQELYPGIQFGFGPAVENGFFYDVMPAEGQTISENDFPKIEEKMRELAKKNEPVVRRNVSKADAVKEFTADGQEYKVEHIVEDLEDGTISTYSQGNFTDLCRGPHLVSTGAIKAIKITSVAGAFWRGDAKREQMTRIYGITFPKKKMLDEYLEMLEEAKKRDHRKIGKEMELFMFSDRVGKGLPIWLPKGTQLRLRLQELLRRLLRPYNYQEVITPGIGGKNLYVTSGHYAHYGKDAFQPIHTPEEDEEYMLKPMNCPHHCEIYAHKPRSYKDLPLRIAEFGTVFRYEKSGELHGLTRVRTFTQDDAHIFVRPDQVKAEFENNIDIILKVFKTFGFENYEAQISLRDPEDKEKYIGSDDVWEESETAIKEACAEMGLNARIELGEAAFYGPKLDFMVKDAIGRRWQLGTIQVDYNLPNRFKLEYTAEDNSKKTPVMVHRAPFGSLERFTAVLIEHTAGHFPLWLTPDQVAILPISEKYNDYAQKVKAYFDAHDVRSIMDDRNEKIGRKIRDNELKRVPYMVIVGEKEAAEGLVSMRQQGGGEQATMTMEAFAERINNEVAEQLKELD
- a CDS encoding SPOR domain-containing protein is translated as MKKFMVLGAAMCVAMAFTGCKSSESAYKKAYEKAKSQEQNSTNNYDNSTQQDAVVAPVETQPVTQAPVVDNYDNEPVRRETVSVVNGSGLKAYSVVVGSFGIKSNAEGLQQRLKNAGYDAQVAYNAGNNMYRVVASTYDSKASAVQSRNQLRATYADAWLLSR
- a CDS encoding phage holin family protein, giving the protein MFSNDKNVETIAQLVEVLKHYIGLQSEYVKLDVIEKVVRLLTVIIVATVFCTTLFISLIYLSFAAVYALQPLVGSLIWAFLIVGGGYLLLLIFFILLRHRLIERPLVRFLGSLLMSK
- the def gene encoding peptide deformylase yields the protein MVLPIYTYGQPVLRKVAEDIPLDYPDLQELIQNMFETNTASDGVGLAAPQIGKSIRVVVVDLDVLSDTFPEYKDYRHAFINGHILEYDDSETETLEEGCLSLPGVHESVTRAKRIYVKWYDENLVEHEEWIDGYLARVIQHEFDHLEGRVFTDRLSPFRKQMITSKLKALLQGKIRCHYRVKAPRK
- a CDS encoding 4-hydroxy-3-methylbut-2-enyl diphosphate reductase codes for the protein MLQIEIDNGSGFCFGVTTAIKKAEEELAKGTKLYCLGDIVHNSMEVERLTKKGLITINHEQMRELHNVKVLLRAHGEPPETYELARRNNIEIIDATCPVVLALQRRIKTQYEKGRQPSYMISSKGGATVDEPSSLKPVTNEAVETSTSSVSLPPAVGEGQELSASSSIVIFGKNGHAEVLGLVGQTHSQAIVIEKFEDVKALDFNNDIYLYSQTTKSLDEFHKIIEYIQSHISPKAKFQSFDTICRQVANRMPNISTFAARHDLILFVAGRKSSNGKVLFHECLSVNPNSHQVESADEIDMSWFEGVETVGICGATSTPKWLMEECRDEILRHTK